The nucleotide sequence GAGTCTCTGGCGTCGCTGAGAGCCGGTGCCTCCACCCCCCGGCAGACGACGAGCTCTTCTGCCTGCACCCGCTGTCTGGCTGCTCCCGTCAAGGCCCCCCGCTACCACGAGGGCCCTTCCCGGCCCTGCCGACTCCCCGCACATCGCCGCCACGCAGCGGGCCCTGTCTGGGCCGACCCCGCCGCAGGCGCTGGCAGCTCCGCCGCCTCGGGGCGCTACCGGAGGCCCACGCACCCCGCTGTCGCGACTTGCCCGCACGCGGCATGACAAGGAAATGACGTACTCAGCGCCGACGCGACAGTGACGTGCCGTTCGGCAGGCGCCCATCCGGCCATGGTGGTTGCGGGCACGGTAGCGGTACGGAGCCCGTTGCTGGGACGCTCTCCGCTGGAACAGGGACCGTCTTTCGCGCAGGGCGCTGCGTTTTGCAGAGGCGCGCGACACCCAGCGGAGGCTCCGGCGCGGGGCACAGACGCCTACACAGGCCCTCAGCGCAGCCGAAAGTGCCAGTGGTCCCGGCTCTTGCCAGGGTCAAAGATGGCGGCCGTGGCCCCCGCCCCGTCGCTGACGGACCAGGGAAGCACGCGCGCCCCCAGTGCCTCCTTTTATCGCGTCCGGCTGGAAACGTGCGCCTGGAGGCGCTGCTGGCTCGGCGCCGCTCCGTGCCCGCGCTGCGGCCATGGCCGGCTCACCCACCGTGCCGCTCCTCATCAACCTGGGCGCGTCGCTGCTAGGCTTCGTGGCTACGCTCTCGCTGATTCCGGCCTTCAAGGATCACTTCCTCGCCGCGAGGCTCTTCGGCGAAGACCTCAACAAGGCCTCCCGGCGGCCCATGTGAGTAGCGGtgcccgccgggccgggccgggccaggccgggccgaCTCCCCATCTCCCCTTCCTTTCAGCCCCGAGGCGCAGGGCGTGATCAGCGGAGTCGTGTTCCTCATCATCCTCTTCTGCTTCATCCCCGTGCCCTTTCTGAGGTGCTTCGTGGATAAGCAGTGCACAGCCTTCCCGCACGATGAGGTGAGGTGTGCCCAGCCCCAGGTGTGTGGCAGGCGTGGGCAAGGAGCGGCTACCGGTGATCAGGGTCCTGTGCTCTGTCCTGCAGTTCGTGGAGCTCATCGGCTCGCTCCTTGCTATCTGCTGCATGATTTTCCTGGGCTTTGCTGATGATGTACTGAACTTGCGCTGGCGACACAAGCTGCTTCTTCCTACCATGGCTTCCCTCCCACTGCTCATGGTTTACTTCACCAACTTTGGGAACACAACCATTGTGGTGCCTAAGCCCTTCCGGGTGCTACTGGGCATGCACTTGGACCTGGGTAAGTCATTGCCTAAGCAGTAAATGACAGGTGGAAGTGGTCACCTTGAAACTGTGACACATAGCAGACAGCAGTTTTCACGCAGAAGAAGAAACTCATGAAGGATCTGCTTAAGCAAGCAACAAGGTGACATAACTACACCAACTAAGCGCTGGGCTAGAAAGTGCCCAGCTCTCTATGTAGAAACCCAGCAGGCATTTATCTATGCATAGACAGATGCCAAagatttctgcagaattttggGGGTAGGGCATCTGATGGGGTATATGGCATATGGGGTATTGGCATCTTAGCGCCATGTGCATCTGACAGGTGCCAATAACAAAATGATCGAAGCACAGAAAGAATGCTACAGCCCTTTGATATTTCGCAACTCTTGGTACACATGCTCCCTTTGCAGCAGTTGCCATGCTGTACATGTGCATACACGTGACATCAGATTCACAAGAGAGTTATTTATTAATAAGCTACTGATTTTGACATTTGCTGAAATTGCTAGGAATACACTGTTGTACAAGGGTAGAGCTTTTCTTTAGCACATTGCACCACAGCCTGCGTCAAATATGAATGTTAAAGGACTTGGCTCACTCTAATCTGCAGGTATCTTCTACTATGTGTACATGGGCATGCTGGCCGTGTTCTGCACTAACGCCATCAATATTCTTGCTGGAATTAATGGGATTGAAGCAGGACAATCTCTGGTGATTGCTGCTTCCATTATCACCTTCAACATTGTAGAGTTAAACGGTAAGTAAGAACCCTAACATATTTTTAGGGTACAAAGAGCAAAGGGAGCTAGAATCCTAGATTTCAGCATCTGGTATTACTAAAAGTAAACTGTTCCTGACTTAGCACAaactcattttgtttctttcttctacaGGGGATTATCGAGATgatcatattttttctctctacatcatgattccctttttttttaccACACTGGGGCTGTTTTACCACAACTGGTAAGAAGATGGACATTCAGAGAATGTCCTCTATCTTTACTTTCTcccttttcaaacaaataaagaaGGAATTCCATGCAGGTAGAATACTGGAGCATAGACAAAATTCTTGCCAGTaccaaaaatgcaaaacactgaTCCATTGACAGCTACTTGAACAATTCAGGTCACACTGGTTCACTAAACCGCAGAGTACTCCGCCTCAGATAGATACCTCACTAACCATATTTACACACTGTCTTCTCTGCAAGTCAGGCTGTGGGTTTCAGTCGCACAGTTTCTAGCATACATACCTGCAACAGTTGTTTTGGCTGTGTTCCTTAGGGCAGATCGGAGATTTGCACGCTATAGTCTTGTTGTTCTAGGATCTGCCTGACCAAAAAGAAGGGAGAGGGGTCAGTATTTGAAAAAGACCTCTGCTCAGATTATTCCAAATTTAAACTCCTGGACCAGCTGCAACATTGCAGATGCAGTTCTTGCGTCCTGCTCTAGGCTATTGTGTGACTGACAGGCATTAGTGGTAATATTGTCCAAGGAAATTGCTGTTGCTTATGCAGCATGAAGGTATGTCAGATTGGGaaatttctctgtgcttctggGATGTGGTGTACTGGCAGACTGCTTCACCCATCTTCCGCAAAAGAACTATGCTAGCAGCAATTACATTAGTGTAGTGTGAAGTCATTATTACACTTCTGTTTAGCAGGGAATGAATCGTCTACATTACCTGAAACCAAGCCAGTTGGGGCTGCAGTTCCCTCTTGACTCCTAACCTGCCACATGGAAATGCACATGCACTGATTATAGTCATTCTCATGGCAACAGTGATCTTGACAGACCTTTGCTCTTTTGCCCTGTGGATTGCAGGTACCCATCCCGAGTCTTTGTTGGGGACACCTTCTGCTACTTTGCTGGCATGACCTTCGCTGTGGTGGGGATCGTGGGACACTTCAGTAAaacaatgctgctttttttcatcCCACAAGTGCTTAACTTCCTCTACTCGTTGCCTCAACTCTTCCACATCATTCCTTGTCCCCGCCACCGGCTGCCCAGGTAATGTACATGACTGACCTGTAATGTAGCCAGAGATGGGTGCCTTTTATCTTCAACACTAACTAAGAAACAGAACCATGGTGGGTagatgttctttttaaaaacctaTCAAAATAGATTGTATAGTTAAAAAAGTAGCTGCCTCACTCTGTCAATTATGGTTGAGTCCTACAAAGTCATACAGGTTTCTCTTAAGACATTAATAATTTCCTTTCCAGGTATAGAATACTGATCTTTAACATTATTAGACTTATGATTTATTCCCAGCTACAAAATGGAGAGAAACTAATTTAGGCAATTGATACTGTCAATGGTACTAGAGTATGATCTGTTAAGATTTCATAGTAGCAGGTGTTCTTTAGTACTATACCGTATTAGTGATTGTCTCTGcacttttgatttatttttaaaatcatacaaCTTTTTGCAAACATTTGGGGGAAGCAGAGGGGAAAGGCATCTTCTCTCAACTTTGCCTGAACTGAGGGACCAGATATCAGCAGCTGCAATTATGAATACcagattatttttgctttttcccccaCTTGATTTCTGAACTACCCAGGTATGAATCTGTATCTGATTACACAGGGACCAGTTTGTCTCCTTGCTCCtaaaattttaatgtttcttttagGCTCAATCCTAGTACAGGGAAGTTGGAGATGAGCTACTCCAAATTCAAAACTAGGAGCCTCTCAGCCTTGGGAACATACATTCTGAAGGTAATACAAGAAAGACTAGCGAAATCCAGACATATTTTGAGGCAGTGATCAAATGGAAGAGGAACAGGATGGGAGGGAAGACAGAACTTCTGCGTACGTTGGTTTATTCCTAGCTCAAATCCAGAAGAAAATGGTCTGGTACCCTAGTAGTGGTTGCGGGACCCTCATAAGCCTATCCTGTCTTTTCTGCAAGGGCGTCAGTCAGACCACTGGGATGGTACAGCAAAAGGGATCATGGGCAAAACAAACTGGCGATCAGCAAACGTACCTAATGAAATAGCGTGCAATATTTCTTTCCCCAGGCAGCAAAGATCTTGCACATAGTAGATGTGAGGAGTGGAATGGATGAAGATGGTGAATACACCGAGTGCAATAATATGACACTTATTAACTTTGTTATAAAGCTGACTGGACCAACCCATGAGCGAATTCTCACTCTCCTGTTGCTACTGATCCAGGTCAGCAAACGGTCTCTCAGGTAGAAAGATGTACTCTGCAACAGAAACAGACTCCAGTCAGTCCCAAGTGTTCTAGAGAatggaggaaataaaacatcatACTTCCACACAAGCAGTAAATGAGCTGTGGGATTCAAGGAGATTCAGAGGTTTACATAGCTGAATGAGGAAAGACTTTCTTTCCCCAGACTTTGTTCATTGAGAGCTAGTAAATACAAAGTCCCAATGATAGGTTGAGAAGATCCCCAAAGCACAAATGACCAGATGCTTGgaaaaacagtaggaaaagTATCACTATACGCTTGCCTTGTCAGTCTGACCTAATACAGCCTTTtgcacatttctgtttttaagtcaTACCAAATAACACAGTACCAGTGTTACATCCAGCTGATGGCCTTACATAGGTTTGTTGTGTATCTTAGTGAAATACAGACTCTAAGTGGGATGTGGTAGCTTTCTGAAGCAACTTACAAAGGTAACATACCTCACAGATACTGCTGTCTGCTACCTCTATTCATCAAGTGAACTCCTTTGCCTAATATTATAggcaataatttttaaagaggcCTGTATTGCTTAGTTGCCCATAATAAAGTTCTTTATTTCATGCATCATTTGAGAGAGACTCTcatcaggaaagagaagagatatTTGGCCAAATTCCCATTCAGGAGGAAGACTTCCAATAAGC is from Rhea pennata isolate bPtePen1 chromosome 24, bPtePen1.pri, whole genome shotgun sequence and encodes:
- the DPAGT1 gene encoding UDP-N-acetylglucosamine--dolichyl-phosphate N-acetylglucosaminephosphotransferase: MAGSPTVPLLINLGASLLGFVATLSLIPAFKDHFLAARLFGEDLNKASRRPIPEAQGVISGVVFLIILFCFIPVPFLRCFVDKQCTAFPHDEFVELIGSLLAICCMIFLGFADDVLNLRWRHKLLLPTMASLPLLMVYFTNFGNTTIVVPKPFRVLLGMHLDLGIFYYVYMGMLAVFCTNAINILAGINGIEAGQSLVIAASIITFNIVELNGDYRDDHIFSLYIMIPFFFTTLGLFYHNWYPSRVFVGDTFCYFAGMTFAVVGIVGHFSKTMLLFFIPQVLNFLYSLPQLFHIIPCPRHRLPRLNPSTGKLEMSYSKFKTRSLSALGTYILKAAKILHIVDVRSGMDEDGEYTECNNMTLINFVIKLTGPTHERILTLLLLLIQVLGSIMAFSIRYQLVRLFYDV